One stretch of Lytechinus variegatus isolate NC3 chromosome 17, Lvar_3.0, whole genome shotgun sequence DNA includes these proteins:
- the LOC121431248 gene encoding deleted in malignant brain tumors 1 protein-like — protein sequence MSKMENKGAIIALLFFLEFTYTFGVEPLRTRLVGGSGPHEGRVEVLYDGAWGTVCDDGWDVNDADVVCRSLGFSRALTFNHRSAFGHGEGRIALSNVRCAGTELNLAYCSQENSVDTCTHLEDAGVVCKGADPLPTRLVGGSRPHEGRVEVFYDGGWGTVCDDDWDIDDAHVVCRSLGYARASAYNQSAAFGQGTGDIILDDVLCTGSEPNIAFCQYHRDGYKAHNCGHHEDAGVVCEGIVSARLRGGGSEREGRVEVLYNGEWGTVCDDQFDKNDAHVVCKMLGFSHAESLSIEFGPGSGAIVVDDLQCKGTERNIQECRRKTDGHNCGHNEDIGVTCVELPVRLVGSSSPNEGRVQLYHEGSWGSICDDRWDINDAMVVCHMLGYRSASEALSANPFPGRGDVPTGGVLLDQVQCGGDETHIGRCQHRGFRQVSCDHEEDAGVVCDGKSDFRVRLVGGPDEAQGRVELFYFGAWGTACHLNWTSADSRVVCRMLGYPDVLDTAYHSAYGPGSGSVLLRQPRCSGKESTLMDCRQAYPLGITECDHTMDIGVTCLRPNALQVRLVGSQSRNEGRVEVKYQSSWGTVCDDHFDLNDANVVCRMLGYQRATNVSCCGAFGQGSGGIALDEVDCKGTESNLGECMRNVLGVHDCTHSEDVGVTCIGREPLELKSDTSEIPLKTTLTYGMLGGLSILLVIFLLVSTFLVNKVKVYRDKSLRRPQRWRPVQPRPASHVLKTNHYGSYAQPAKTPAGLYPSLSIIKASPGKGTVKENEKGKTGSKGKVKPNDGKGSKGSGPDKPVVVVVNDSKKGMLTSLVDKLKLSR from the exons ATGTCTAAGATGGAAAATAAAGGAGCTATCATCGCTCTGCTTTTCTTTTTGGAGTTTACATATACTTTTGGCGTCG AACCTCTTCGAACTCGTCTTGTGGGCGGGAGCGGTCCTCATGAAGGGCGGGTCGAAGTCCTCTACGATGGCGCATGGGGTACGGTCTGCGATGACGGCTGGGATGTCAACGATGCCGATGTGGTATGTCGAAGTCTAGGCTTCTCACGGGCCTTGACATTCAACCACCGGTCCGCGTTCGGACATGGAGAAGGAAGGATAGCTCTATCCAATGTCCGTTGCGCTGGTACCGAACTCAACCTTGCTTATTGCTCTCAGGAGAACTCCGTAGATACGTGTACCCATCTAGAAGATGCCGGGGTTGTCTGCAAGGGTGCAG ATCCCTTACCTACCCGCCTGGTTGGTGGAAGTAGACCACACGAGGGTCGAGTCGAAGTCTTCTATGATGGCGGGTGGGGTACCGTTTGTGATGACGACTGGGACATCGATGATGCCCATGTGGTGTGCCGATCATTAGGATACGCAAGAGCTTCGGCTTATAACCAGAGTGCAGCATTCGGCCAAGGGACTGGTGATATCATCCTGGATGATGTGCTCTGCACCGGGTCAGAACCAAACATCGCATTTTGCCAGTACCATCGGGACGGTTACAAAGCACATAATTGCGGACATCATGAAGATGCGGGTGTTGTGTGCGAAGGGATTG TGTCAGCTCGTTTAAGAGGTGGTGGCAGCGAAAGAGAGGGTCGTGTGGAAGTGCTCTATAACGGCGAATGGGGAACCGTTTGCGATGACCAGTTCGATAAGAATGACGCCCACGTCGTGTGTAAGATGCTAGGATTCTCACATGCAGAGTCGCTCTCTATAGAGTTTGGGCCAGGCAGCGGGGCCATCGTGGTGGATGATCTACAATGCAAGGGTACAGAGAGGAACATTCAGGAATGCCGTCGAAAGACGGACGGACACAACTGCGGTCACAATGAAGATATAGGAGTCACATGTGTTGAAC TACCTGTCCGCCTGGTAGGTTCTTCAAGTCCTAACGAAGGTCGCGTTCAGCTCTATCATGAAGGATCCTGGGGGTCGATATGTGATGACAGATGGGACATCAACGACGCCATGGTCGTTTGCCATATGCTCGGATATCGAAGTGCCTCCGAAGCCCTCTCTGCCAATCCTTTTCCTGGACGGGGTGATGTTCCTACAGGAGGAGTTCTTTTGGATCAAGTTCAGTGTGGAGGTGATGAGACGCACATCGGTCGTTGTCAGCACAGAGGATTCCGTCAAGTAAGCTGTGATCACGAAGAAGACGCGGGGGTCGTCTGCGATGGGAAAA GTGATTTCAGGGTCCGTTTGGTAGGTGGGCCAGATGAAGCGCAGGGACGAGTAGAACTCTTCTACTTCGGAGCATGGGGTACAGCTTGCCATCTCAACTGGACCTCGGCTGATTCTAGGGTTGTATGTAGGATGCTGGGATACCCAGATGTCTTAGACACTGCTTATCACTCTGCATACGGTCCAGGAAGCGGCAGTGTTCTCCTCAGACAACCTAGATGCTCAGGAAAAGAATCAACCCTTATGGACTGCCGCCAAGCTTACCCACTGGGCATCACGGAATGTGACCACACGATGGATATAGGGGTTACCTGCTTAAGACCGA ATGCTCTCCAGGTTCGTTTGGTTGGATCGCAATCTCGTAACGAGGGCCGCGTTGAGGTGAAGTACCAGAGCTCTTGGGGAACGGTATGCGACGACCACTTCGACCTGAACGATGCCAACGTTGTCTGCAGAATGCTAGGCTATCAGAGGGCAACCAATGTCTCCTGCTGCGGTGCTTTCGGGCAAGGTTCCGGTGGCATCGCGTTGGATGAGGTGGACTGTAAGGGTACAGAATCCAACCTCGGGGAGTGCATGAGGAACGTTCTAGGGGTGCATGACTGCACCCATTCGGAGGATGTCGGGGTCACCTGCATCGGAAGGG AACCGCTGGAATTAAAGAGTGACACATCAGAAATACCCCTCAAAACAACTTTGACATACG GTATGCTAGGAGGCCTGAGTATTCTGTTGGTCATCTTCCTCCTGGTGTCCACTTTCCTGGTCAATAAGGTGAAAGTTTACAG GGACAAGTCCTTACGACGCCCTCAACGTTGGCGTCCTGTCCAACCTCGTCCAGCAAGTCATGTGTTGAAGACCAACCACTACGGGAGCTACGCCCAGCCAGCCAAGACTCCTGCGGGACTGTACCCAAGTCTCTCCATCATTAAGGCGTCACCTGGCAAAGGAACTGTGaaggaaaatgagaaaggaaAGACTGGAAGTAAGGGAAAGGTCAAGCCAAATGATGGGAAAGGGTCTAAGGGTTCTGGACCCGATAAAccagttgtagtagtagttaaTGACTCAAAGAAGGGGATGCTGACTTCTCTTGTTGACAAGCTTAAGTTAAGTCGCTAG